A genome region from Methanococcoides burtonii DSM 6242 includes the following:
- a CDS encoding DUF488 family protein codes for MITHKQRALLSVIDRLNERGNATKFMIVKNLFLLSVEENIGKVIKFYHFFPYHYGPFSNAYYADITKLQSDGLIIENDHHLELTEKGKDVSTKTERKAIFRIRRVANKFSSDKQIREYVYEKYPEFTVKSKLVDNKEKQLIPGLFSIGYEGRDIDQFLNLLIQNNINILADVRKNPFSMKFSFTKKKLSTYLEKIGIQYIHIPDLGIESDDRKELNSMTDYQNLFKEYADSTLKRNKEHLDYIYELSQSNRVAMMCFEADIDMCHRGVIAKSIANSKGIEVVDI; via the coding sequence ATGATTACCCATAAACAAAGAGCACTTCTATCTGTAATAGATCGATTAAATGAAAGAGGCAATGCCACGAAGTTTATGATTGTCAAAAATCTGTTTTTACTATCAGTTGAAGAAAATATAGGTAAAGTAATAAAATTCTATCATTTTTTCCCTTATCATTACGGACCTTTTTCAAATGCATACTATGCAGATATAACAAAACTTCAAAGTGATGGATTAATTATAGAAAATGATCATCACTTAGAGTTAACTGAAAAAGGAAAAGACGTATCAACAAAAACTGAACGGAAAGCGATATTTCGAATTAGGAGAGTTGCTAATAAATTTAGTTCTGATAAACAAATTCGTGAATATGTATATGAAAAATATCCAGAATTCACCGTGAAAAGTAAGCTGGTTGATAACAAAGAAAAGCAGTTGATTCCGGGCTTGTTTTCAATTGGTTACGAAGGAAGGGACATTGATCAATTTCTTAATTTGTTAATTCAAAATAACATAAATATTCTTGCTGATGTCAGAAAAAATCCTTTTAGCATGAAGTTTAGCTTTACAAAAAAGAAATTAAGTACCTATCTTGAAAAAATAGGTATACAGTACATTCATATTCCAGATTTGGGCATAGAAAGTGATGATCGAAAAGAATTAAATTCTATGACAGACTACCAAAATTTATTTAAAGAATATGCTGATTCAACACTTAAAAGAAATAAAGAACACCTTGATTATATTTATGAATTGAGCCAAAGCAATAGAGTTGCTATGATGTGCTTTGAAGCTGATATAGATATGTGTCATAGAGGTGTTATTGCAAAATCAATTGCAAATAGTAAAGGGATAGAGGTCGTAGATATTTGA